The window ATGCAAATTTCTTAGTGAGTATTTTTTTAGTCAATAAGTTTCACAAATAGCCTAAAAACATTctgattacaaaaatattttgttcaaaaaaaaaaaagttcaaaagttTCTTTCCAAGCCTAAGCTACAAAATTATATTGAATATCACCTGAATATGTTTTCTAGAATTTTTTCAGTGCTATCccagaattttaaaaatgactagAATCTTGTGTTGTAGTGAAAGTAATATACCTCACAAAGAATATCACAATGAACCTAAAAATGACAATAATGCAGAGTTTTTTAAACCACTGCTTCTGTCAGCCGACAAAGGTGTGGATGACCCAGGCTTTGTATGGTTTCTCTTTTTTGCTGACCTTGACAAAGATAACAAGGAACTGTCGTGGAAGATGTCAGGTGTTTTCAGTATGCTGTTACCTAACAATTTGACTGCACTATTAACCACCAAAGAGctattgttttgattttctctttcctGTTTTATTCTTGGAGTTTCAACAAACAGGATTTTCTTGGAAGCAtgctgtttgttttgattttttctgcACTTGTTAGATTTACGACAAGGCACCATATTTTTATAACTGCATCGTAAACATATAATAGTAATGTGCTGAGCACCAGAATACACATTAtgctttttcttatcttttcttttctttgatttctttcttttcggtattattttaaattttacagttGCAGGTCCATAACATGCACCACACAAAGGACAGACAGTATTCTTGTATTTATCAAAATTGATTTCTTCCTCTCTAATGTTGCCAACATCTGTACAACCTGTTACTAGTTGTTTCAAATAATATCCCTTCATTGTTGAAACAGTTTCGGAAATTACAGAATCAGCTttgattaaaaatttaacatgcGAGTCCTGCGAATTGCAACCCTAGGAAAAGAAATCACAAATGGATAAATTATAAAGGATGAAATTAGCTTGctctaaaatattaattttagcaGACCAAAacccaaaaaaaaatgtttggaagATAAAAGAATGTTATAGCAAATTTAAAGGAACAATATTTCATGCACATCTAATTTCTGCGCAGTGCTGCCACTTGAGCATTTGGTTGCACGAAAATACTTGCGTTATTGGAAACTTAAATAGGTGAAAAGAGATGGGCCAAATCAAATTTAAacttgtgcaaaaatttaatgaaTTAAGTTTCcacttgtaaaaataaaaaatagttgaGTCGTCATACCATAAATGGACCACCAAAGTCATCATCCATATTGTGCTTTACGTAATTGAATATCTAAATTCAAAATAGacccattaaaaaaaatcacacaaaagaattttttttcttgttttctctGTAGTAACATGTAATTATTAGTCATGTATGAAAGCAATCACAAAAaagaatatacaaaaaattgttgaagtGAGCACAAACATTTGGCATTCCATTGGAATCAAAACATGGGTATATACGAGAGCTAGCTCTCTTGCCTTTGGGAACAAAATTCGTGCAATAACTTCTAAAGTAGCCCAACTCATTTGTGAATGAAAAATAGTACtttcaatttcattgacttgcccACAAAAAAGAAACCTTTGAAGTATTACAAAATTTGGTAAAGttaaatctatatttttttatagatcAAATTGTATAATATAAAGATCAGTTAGAAAAAGATACATAGCTAGGGAATTTTGAAGCAGCAATAGTTACATTTGCAAGTCATCAAGTCTTTAGCTAAAAGAGTATAGGCCTTACTTTCAAATAAACACACCACAGAATTAGGACATGACTAGGATGGCATTCTAGCTGATTTACTTTTTGCTCCACTTTGCCAAAGTACTTGCCACATTCACAACATTTTTGCCAAGGGACGGCAACAAAATGATATAATTTATGTAGTGGATTAAAGTTTCCCATATAGAAGACCACTTTTTGTGTGATGTAGTTGTTCTGATTTCATTTTATGGATAATGGGTATGCATGCACTTTTATGTATGTAAAAAAAGCAGGACTCACACAGGGCAATAACTGTTTATgaagattaaagattttttgggtAGCATATGATATAATTTTAACTATACCCTTCTTATAAAATTAACCAATTTTAAGtgaatatttctatttttagcatGATTTCTTTGATTACTAGAAATGCTTGCACATGAGCAAAAATATGGCTCCTATGGCTCACGTCTTTCTTAATGTAataacacttctcttctatgaTTCGAACAAttctcttctgcacttaacaGTTCTCtttttttgcaccaatggtctgtatatttttttcactcTTCACGAAAAGTATACTTGGCTAACATATGCTCAATTTCCAAACAGCTTTATATTGTAACAGGTCTCCTGGTTCATGTGCAtagaagaaataatttttattattattattattattattattattattattattttttacccgggatagcctcttcagtttctataggaactgttatcaatgagggtcctgcgaaggtcctagtgcatttaaagcttccatttgagctacggaagaCGTGCAAGCAAAAAaaccgctcaactagacaatcaCCTaggatatcaatcctattttcGTGCcgaacgttaagcagaaaggattgattcacacttttatagtctctggcatgactcagtcgtggtttgaacccaagaccctCTGCACTGgaggcgaacgctctaccacaaggccaccaGTCGGTAACAAATAACAAATCAATTTAGCTCAGTAGCAGTATTAGTAATTTTAGTTATCAATAGCACAATAAATGGAATAATGGCTGCCCAGAGTCCTCAAAATCATGGTAGTTTCCACCAAGCAAACTacatgctttttcttttataagaatgtgCTTCATAAAAATATCAGGTTGAGATTTTTTTCGGttaacatgttttttgtttagaacaatagaaaaGAATAATGACCATCCTGGTTAGAATTTtagtattcttttaaaaaataaatgaaatacgacaatgttttcttttttaaattatatatatatgtggcCCACTAATATACCCAAATATTTGGAGATTTAATAATTATTAAGAACATTTgatcttttttatttccaggaGCTGGCATGttatttattcaaaaacttcattgaGCTTCAAAAGCTCAATCAATATTGCGGATCAGAATCAAATTTTTTGAGTTCATGGAAGAAAGGAATTTGGAGAAAAGAATAGAAgtgtttttacaaagaaaagacGTATTTTTATTAAGAAGTCATAGGGGCCACTGTACAAAAAAAACgcaaacttttttaacttttgtaaacattctcCAGGTCGGCAAATGTCACGTGATCCTTTTAAACCAATTACATGTCTGTATTTTTTTAGGGTAGCCATTATGATTTGAGGGAAAACACTACATTTATGCATAATTTAGCCTTACTTTAATTCAGATTCTTGTAGTTCGTGTTTAATCAAAGCTTCTTCTGCAGAGTTTGACTGTAAAAAGTCCGTGTTTTACCTCAACTCAAAGTAGTACCACGTGACATTCCACCTGGGGGGAGAATTGGCAAGTCATCTATTGGACATAATAACACGTAATATGGACCATATGCACTAGCTCGAAGATTTATAAAACCTGCACCCAcaagaaaattaattaaataaaaccTATCAACAAAAACAGCTAAAAACGTAGGATTTGTTGAAAAAGTCTTCCTGACTTTTGGTTCGCCAGCAACTAGTGCGCCATGTTTTGCAATGAGATATAAACAGATGGGAGACTCGGAGCCAGTCTTTAATTCCgggaatttttaaaatggtgcTTCAGAGAAAAGAATGGTGCCAAATGAGTTGGAAAAAGCGCTGTGCACCTGAGCCAAGTATAAATTCAAATTAATTGAAAGATTAGCTGGGTATCCTGACTTACAAATATTTGGGAATTTAATGGAAGTATTAACGTATATATGCGTATTTATGATTTGTATGTGGATTTAGGATTTAACTGACCAAAATAAATGAAACCCCTGGTAAAATTCTACACTGCCCTACTTTCAATGCCACCTTCAATAGACTAAAAGATGTCACTCTGTAACATCTACTATGCTATCAATCTTTAATAGTCTAACTTGCAAGCAAAATCGCAACGTGGCGCCAGGCATAGTTTCTCTTTTTTCATGCAGCACTGAAAAATTGACGAAACAAATTAATTTGATCAAAATGCTACTGTGGCATATAGACATACATACGCTGCAACACTTTTTCTTGCTTCACTATTGTAATTTATATAATAATCGAACGTGCAGAATGcagaatattaaaaaacaaacaaaaaacagacaAACTGCGATATATAAGTAGCTAGCCAGCTAACTAGAGAGAAACacaatttaattctttttactacagtaatgaaaatgaaaatgtgTCTTATCAAATCCTAATTACGTTAAAAAAATACTGCATACATATTGTATTCATTAAGGAACAATATTCTAGGCTGACATAAGATTGACAACtcttgttttactttttatcCAACAGCATTACACATTACTTATATATATTCTATAaaatttacattattttcaGGGGTGGTAAGCTTTAACCATTTAATAGGCAACAAGTTGTAGAGATGGTGTCTGTGGTGTTCAAATAGAATAAAAACTTCTAAAGCACAGAAAGACTTTGATGGCATTGATATTATGTCCGTAAAAGGATTAAGATGAAGCAAATGAAATATTGTAAACTTTAAtggttttaatttaatttgctcTGTAGATATTGAACTGTAAGAGTTCACAAACTCTTGTGTTGAATTTTGTTTATTAGATATATATGATGTGTCGACTAGCACATActtttcgtgttttttttcttgtttatttcaataatatttATACAAGATTGTGTAAGTCTTAAGCCATAAATAAATATCAATAATCAATAAAACACttggttaaaaaacaatttattatcaCTTTTCGTAATCTAAGTTACATTATCAAGACTGGATATATAATGTACAGGATTGTTATAATATACAGGATTGTTTTATCcgttttaaaaaactgttttccaTAAAAGTCctaattcaaattttaaaaaataataatagttatatacaaataataaaatacaaataataaaaaataagaagccTTCCTTAATTTAGTAAGAAATTAAAAGAATGCCATGGCGTTCATTTTGATAATTACAGTAATCATGAAGTTAAATTTTAATAGATATATAAATCTTCTTAAAAACCTTACATAACAAATTTCTTATAAAATAGCTAAAAGCTGAAACATTTTAGCGAGAGGTTtctcaaacttttttatttttacatctaTATACATCATTTAGCATGATTTTTTATTAGTTTCTATGGATGcccataaccagtaaataaaccaccaatttttttcaaaacatagcttttttaattaattttatgcCACAAAATTAAATACATGTTTAACTTGCAATAAAGCTAAggtattttgtttacataattACTGCAATTTGAAATAAACAACCTaattagaatttaaaaaaggaaaggTTCACAATTACTAGCTTTGTTTCCTCCTAATTGTTTTGCAAAATctcctaaaaaatatttttatacgtTTTTACCATTTTGTCATA is drawn from Hydractinia symbiolongicarpus strain clone_291-10 chromosome 8, HSymV2.1, whole genome shotgun sequence and contains these coding sequences:
- the LOC130654501 gene encoding uncharacterized protein LOC130654501 produces the protein MDDDFGGPFMGCNSQDSHVKFLIKADSVISETVSTMKGYYLKQLVTGCTDVGNIREEEINFDKYKNTVCPLCGACYGPATVKFKIIPKRKKSKKRKDKKKHNVYSGAQHITIICLRCSYKNMVPCRKSNKCRKNQNKQHASKKILFVETPRIKQERENQNNSSLVVNSAVKLLGNSILKTPDIFHDSSLLSLSRSAKKRNHTKPGSSTPLSADRSSGLKNSALLSFLGSL